The following coding sequences are from one Bacteroidales bacterium WCE2008 window:
- a CDS encoding GSCFA family protein — protein MKLQTTVECNRCGSGISYKDKIMVLGSCFADNIGDRLLKAGFDVCVNPFGTLYNPVSVCNSVTRLASGIPFSENECVEMGAKAGLICSFSHHTLMARPTVAEFLEVANSSFEKASAFFGACNKVIVTLGTAWIFRHNGTGETVSNCLKRDASEFTRERLSIGSVVMMLERMVSRFPEKEFIFTVSPIRHLKDGAHGNQISKSTLLLALEDVCGRFDNAGYFPSYEILMDELRDYRFYASDMVHPSDQAVEYIWERFTDVMLPEGEKEKLLENEKLERQSRHRPLH, from the coding sequence ATGAAACTTCAGACAACGGTAGAGTGTAACAGATGCGGTTCGGGGATATCCTATAAGGACAAGATCATGGTGCTGGGCAGTTGTTTTGCCGACAATATAGGAGACAGGCTGCTGAAAGCCGGTTTCGATGTCTGCGTCAACCCGTTCGGAACCCTGTACAACCCGGTGTCGGTCTGCAATTCCGTGACCAGGCTCGCCTCGGGCATCCCGTTCTCGGAGAACGAATGTGTAGAGATGGGCGCGAAAGCCGGTCTGATATGCTCGTTCAGCCATCATACGCTAATGGCGCGTCCTACCGTCGCCGAGTTCCTGGAAGTGGCCAACAGCTCGTTCGAGAAAGCCTCCGCCTTCTTCGGGGCTTGCAACAAAGTCATAGTGACACTTGGCACGGCGTGGATATTCAGGCACAACGGGACAGGGGAGACCGTTTCGAACTGCCTGAAGAGAGATGCATCCGAGTTCACCAGAGAGAGGCTTTCCATAGGTTCGGTCGTGATGATGCTCGAAAGGATGGTCTCGAGATTCCCTGAGAAAGAATTCATATTCACCGTCAGCCCGATCAGGCATCTGAAGGACGGGGCTCATGGCAACCAGATCAGCAAAAGCACGCTTCTGCTTGCGCTGGAGGACGTCTGCGGGCGTTTTGACAATGCCGGATACTTCCCTTCATACGAGATTCTGATGGACGAGCTCAGAGACTACCGTTTCTATGCTTCCGACATGGTCCATCCGTCAGACCAGGCAGTGGAGTATATCTGGGAGCGATTTACGGACGTCATGCTCCCGGAAGGAGAAAAAGAAAAGCTTCTCGAAAACGAGAAGCTTGAACGTCAGTCCAGACACCGTCCGCTGCATTAG